A single Pieris rapae chromosome 2, ilPieRapa1.1, whole genome shotgun sequence DNA region contains:
- the LOC110999148 gene encoding nuclear hormone receptor FTZ-F1 beta isoform X1: MNAMTSEGEAVKVEGGHISVTTISMPGPDTTSGQFSYSSSGVRISVSSVPHDEDSTDAEISKIDFTQRQYEVNMRNKKKRSSMSGEEQERPMSWEGELSDHEMVIDTSVNNDENSNSIDLQSSRDSLDTLRNVTIKSENVKTEPFHSIDDERVLDLKYAPLQPHQRSLSMNRISVLTDNSLSLARRPSSPTSSAKSLALSDHYEQIPMQNSITEVQNLTIKKETLLSELKCESLGMEKPLGAHGSPLMGRLPRVQSSASTDSAVHSMYTHSVYSSPSASPRPSRHYTPSLSRNNSDASHSSCYSYSSEFSPTHSPVQSRHPHLLYRETAVYPASPAHDDDSEQTDDRLHHHQGISRQQLINSPCPICGDKISGFHYGIFSCESCKGFFKRTVQNRKNYMCLRGGNCPVTVATRKKCPACRFDKCLGCGMKLEAIREDRTRGGRSTYQCSYSLSGASSTGSLLSAHAPTTMRHASSLSSVSNPGSYSSRGESSNSRLTPDIPPLLQEIMDVEHLWQYNESELNRLGKSTGSPSANPLLAASGITAQNSSADFLADLCNIADHRLYKIVKWCKSLPLFKNISIDDQICLLINSWCELLVLSCCYRGVSTPGEVRVGGGRGITLQQSAKSVNTFGLTPCIERMLSFTDHLRRLRVDRYEYVALKVIVLLTSDAPELREAECVRASQEKALAALQAYTATHSPDTPAKFGELLLRIPELQRTCQFFMQVGKEMLNPTNRKDGEPPSFNLLMELLRGDH, from the exons ATGAACGCGATGACTAGTGAAGGAGAAGCAGTGAAAGTGGAAGGCGGACATATTTCTGTGACCACTATCAGTATGCCTGGACCTGATACGACTAGCG GCCAGTTCTCATACAGTTCGAGCGGTGTGCGCATCAGCGTCTCTTCAGTGCCTCACGATGAAGACTCGACCGACGCCGAGATCTCTAAAATTGACTTTACACAACGTCAGTACGAG GTGAACatgagaaataaaaagaagcGATCCTCCATGAGTGGCGAGGAACAGGAGAGGCCGATGTCGTGGGAGGGGGAGCTGTCCGACCACGAGATGGTCATAGACACGAGTGTCAACAAcg ATGAAAACAGCAATTCTATCGATCTGCAGTCGTCTCGGGACTCCTTGGATACGCTTCGGAACGTCACAATAAAGTCTGAGAATGTGAAGACGGAGCCGTTCCACAGCATCGACGACGAGAGGGTTCTGGATTTGAAGTATGCCCCTCTGCAGCCTCATCAGAGGAGTCTCAGTATGAATAGA ATATCAGTACTGACAGACAACAGCCTTTCACTAGCTCGTCGCCCGTCATCGCCCACGAGTAGCGCTAAATCCCTGGCCTTGTCCGACCACTACGAACAGATCCCGATGCAGAACTCCATCACTGAAGTGCAGAACTTGACCATCAAGAAGGAGACGCTGCTATCGG aattaaaatgCGAGTCCCTCGGCATGGAGAAGCCGTTGGGAGCTCACGGATCACCGCTCATGGGCAGGCTTCCGCGGGTGCAGTCCAGCGCCAGTACCGACTCGGCGGTTCATTCTATGTACACACAcag CGTCTACAGCAGCCCCTCGGCCAGCCCCCGCCCCTCGCGGCACTACACGCCCTCTCTCTCGCGGAACAACAGCGACGCTTCGCACTCCTCCTGCTACTCCTACAGCTCGGAGTTCTCGCCCACGCATTCGCCAGTGCAG AGTCGCCACCCTCACCTTCTATATCGCGAAACTGCCGTGTACCCGGCGTCACCCGCCCACGACGACGACTCGGAGCAGACGGACGACAGACTCCATCATCATCAGGGGATCAGCAGGCAGCAgcttataaatag CCCCTGCCCCATATGCGGGGACAAGATCAGCGGCTTCCACTACGGCATATTCTCGTGCGAGTCTTGCAAGGGCTTCTTCAAGCGCACCGTGCAGAACCGCAAGAACTACATGTGCCTCCGAGGGGGCAACTGCCCCGTGACCGTGGCCACGAGGAAGAAGTGCCCGGCCTGCCGCTTCGACAAGTGCCTCGGATGCGGGATGAAGCTGGAAG CGATCCGAGAAGACCGCACCAGAGGCGGACGTTCCACGTACCAGTGTTCGTACTCTTTGTCCGGCGCCTCGTCCACCGGCTCGCTGCTCTCTGCGCACGCGCCGACCACCATGCGCCACGCCTCCAGCCTTAGCTCG GTTTCGAACCCAGGGTCGTACAGCAGTCGAGGTGAATCCAGCAACAGCCGACTCACGCCTGACATTCCGCCATTATTGCAA GAAATAATGGACGTGGAGCATCTCTGGCAATACAACGAGTCGGAGCTGAACAGACTCGGCAAGTCGACGGGCAGTCCCTCGGCGAACCCCCTTCTGGCCGCGAGCGGCATCACGGCTCAGAACTCCAGCGCAGACTTCCTCGCAGATCTGTGCAACATCGCCGACCACCGGCTGTACAAGATCGTCAAATGGTGCAAAAGTCTGCCGCTCTTCAAAAACATCTCG ATCGACGACCAGATCTGCCTCCTCATAAACAGCTGGTGCGAGCTGCTGGTGCTATCGTGCTGCTACCGCGGGGTGAGCACTCCCGGCGAAGTGCGCGTGGGAGGCGGAAGGGGCATCACCCTGCAGCAGAGCGCCAAGTCAGTGAACAC GTTCGGTCTGACTCCATGCATAGAGCGAATGCTGAGCTTCACGGACCACCTGCGACGGCTCCGGGTGGACAGATACGAATATGTCGCCCTCAAGGTCATCGTCCTGCTCACTTCAG ATGCGCCCGAGTTGCGTGAAGCGGAGTGCGTACGCGCATCGCAGGAGAAGGCGCTGGCCGCCCTCCAAGCGTACACGGCCACGCACTCGCCCGACACTCCCGCCAAGTTCGGGGAGCTCCTTCTGCGTATACCCGAGCTGCAGAGGACGTGTCAg tttttcatgCAAGTCGGCAAGGAAATGCTGAATCCGACAAATAGAAAGGACGGCGAACCCCCGAGCTTCAATCTCTTAATGGAGCTTCTCAGAGGTGATCATTGA
- the LOC110999148 gene encoding nuclear hormone receptor FTZ-F1 beta isoform X2, with translation MNAMTSEGEAVKVEGGHISVTTISMPGPDTTSGQFSYSSSGVRISVSSVPHDEDSTDAEISKIDFTQRQYEVNMRNKKKRSSMSGEEQERPMSWEGELSDHEMVIDTSVNNDENSNSIDLQSSRDSLDTLRNVTIKSENVKTEPFHSIDDERVLDLKYAPLQPHQRSLSMNRISVLTDNSLSLARRPSSPTSSAKSLALSDHYEQIPMQNSITEVQNLTIKKETLLSELKCESLGMEKPLGAHGSPLMGRLPRVQSSASTDSAVHSMYTHSVYSSPSASPRPSRHYTPSLSRNNSDASHSSCYSYSSEFSPTHSPVQSRHPHLLYRETAVYPASPAHDDDSEQTDDRLHHHQGISRQQLINSPCPICGDKISGFHYGIFSCESCKGFFKRTVQNRKNYMCLRGGNCPVTVATRKKCPACRFDKCLGCGMKLEAIREDRTRGGRSTYQCSYSLSGASSTGSLLSAHAPTTMRHASSLSSVSNPGSYSSRGESSNSRLTPDIPPLLQEIMDVEHLWQYNESELNRLGKSTGSPSANPLLAASGITAQNSSADFLADLCNIADHRLYKIVKWCKSLPLFKNISIDDQICLLINSWCELLVLSCCYRGVSTPGEVRVGGGRGITLQQSAKFGLTPCIERMLSFTDHLRRLRVDRYEYVALKVIVLLTSDAPELREAECVRASQEKALAALQAYTATHSPDTPAKFGELLLRIPELQRTCQFFMQVGKEMLNPTNRKDGEPPSFNLLMELLRGDH, from the exons ATGAACGCGATGACTAGTGAAGGAGAAGCAGTGAAAGTGGAAGGCGGACATATTTCTGTGACCACTATCAGTATGCCTGGACCTGATACGACTAGCG GCCAGTTCTCATACAGTTCGAGCGGTGTGCGCATCAGCGTCTCTTCAGTGCCTCACGATGAAGACTCGACCGACGCCGAGATCTCTAAAATTGACTTTACACAACGTCAGTACGAG GTGAACatgagaaataaaaagaagcGATCCTCCATGAGTGGCGAGGAACAGGAGAGGCCGATGTCGTGGGAGGGGGAGCTGTCCGACCACGAGATGGTCATAGACACGAGTGTCAACAAcg ATGAAAACAGCAATTCTATCGATCTGCAGTCGTCTCGGGACTCCTTGGATACGCTTCGGAACGTCACAATAAAGTCTGAGAATGTGAAGACGGAGCCGTTCCACAGCATCGACGACGAGAGGGTTCTGGATTTGAAGTATGCCCCTCTGCAGCCTCATCAGAGGAGTCTCAGTATGAATAGA ATATCAGTACTGACAGACAACAGCCTTTCACTAGCTCGTCGCCCGTCATCGCCCACGAGTAGCGCTAAATCCCTGGCCTTGTCCGACCACTACGAACAGATCCCGATGCAGAACTCCATCACTGAAGTGCAGAACTTGACCATCAAGAAGGAGACGCTGCTATCGG aattaaaatgCGAGTCCCTCGGCATGGAGAAGCCGTTGGGAGCTCACGGATCACCGCTCATGGGCAGGCTTCCGCGGGTGCAGTCCAGCGCCAGTACCGACTCGGCGGTTCATTCTATGTACACACAcag CGTCTACAGCAGCCCCTCGGCCAGCCCCCGCCCCTCGCGGCACTACACGCCCTCTCTCTCGCGGAACAACAGCGACGCTTCGCACTCCTCCTGCTACTCCTACAGCTCGGAGTTCTCGCCCACGCATTCGCCAGTGCAG AGTCGCCACCCTCACCTTCTATATCGCGAAACTGCCGTGTACCCGGCGTCACCCGCCCACGACGACGACTCGGAGCAGACGGACGACAGACTCCATCATCATCAGGGGATCAGCAGGCAGCAgcttataaatag CCCCTGCCCCATATGCGGGGACAAGATCAGCGGCTTCCACTACGGCATATTCTCGTGCGAGTCTTGCAAGGGCTTCTTCAAGCGCACCGTGCAGAACCGCAAGAACTACATGTGCCTCCGAGGGGGCAACTGCCCCGTGACCGTGGCCACGAGGAAGAAGTGCCCGGCCTGCCGCTTCGACAAGTGCCTCGGATGCGGGATGAAGCTGGAAG CGATCCGAGAAGACCGCACCAGAGGCGGACGTTCCACGTACCAGTGTTCGTACTCTTTGTCCGGCGCCTCGTCCACCGGCTCGCTGCTCTCTGCGCACGCGCCGACCACCATGCGCCACGCCTCCAGCCTTAGCTCG GTTTCGAACCCAGGGTCGTACAGCAGTCGAGGTGAATCCAGCAACAGCCGACTCACGCCTGACATTCCGCCATTATTGCAA GAAATAATGGACGTGGAGCATCTCTGGCAATACAACGAGTCGGAGCTGAACAGACTCGGCAAGTCGACGGGCAGTCCCTCGGCGAACCCCCTTCTGGCCGCGAGCGGCATCACGGCTCAGAACTCCAGCGCAGACTTCCTCGCAGATCTGTGCAACATCGCCGACCACCGGCTGTACAAGATCGTCAAATGGTGCAAAAGTCTGCCGCTCTTCAAAAACATCTCG ATCGACGACCAGATCTGCCTCCTCATAAACAGCTGGTGCGAGCTGCTGGTGCTATCGTGCTGCTACCGCGGGGTGAGCACTCCCGGCGAAGTGCGCGTGGGAGGCGGAAGGGGCATCACCCTGCAGCAGAGCGCCAA GTTCGGTCTGACTCCATGCATAGAGCGAATGCTGAGCTTCACGGACCACCTGCGACGGCTCCGGGTGGACAGATACGAATATGTCGCCCTCAAGGTCATCGTCCTGCTCACTTCAG ATGCGCCCGAGTTGCGTGAAGCGGAGTGCGTACGCGCATCGCAGGAGAAGGCGCTGGCCGCCCTCCAAGCGTACACGGCCACGCACTCGCCCGACACTCCCGCCAAGTTCGGGGAGCTCCTTCTGCGTATACCCGAGCTGCAGAGGACGTGTCAg tttttcatgCAAGTCGGCAAGGAAATGCTGAATCCGACAAATAGAAAGGACGGCGAACCCCCGAGCTTCAATCTCTTAATGGAGCTTCTCAGAGGTGATCATTGA